From Candidatus Poribacteria bacterium, a single genomic window includes:
- a CDS encoding Rieske (2Fe-2S) protein has product MAEMTSDFVQCIRVEDIPEGSIIAVNIEGHSVALTCSEGKIRAVDNRCPHMGYPLSQGTIHNGILICHWHHARFDLESGCTFDPFADDVQSYPVKTHDGQVYVNVHANGDDPTVHWKRRLNEGLEQNINLIIAKAVIALRAHRAAADDIVEVGALYGAHRRRAGWGPGLTILTAMANVVPQLAEEDRVLALYQGLLHVSQEVAASPPRVELMPLETDRHSIERLKEWFRYFIEVRNADGAERTLLTAISSGGTPAQVCDMMVAAATDHFYRDGGHILDFINKSFELLDRIGWDKGCEILPTLASGLAGSSRAEEENRWRSPIDFVPLLNDSFEELEALAAEGAGKQWEGAEQLVEVLLGDDPFATVEALKSAFKEGATLTELTQTLAYAAAMRIARFHTKNEFGDWIAVLHTYTYANALHQCAKRAPSLELARGIFHGAVAIYFDRWFNMPAARLPQHRRETDTLPTDADELLNGFVNLLNTQARADEAGMYVYRYLSLGHPRAAIIQKLGHVLLREDAEFHSFQMLEAALHQMEELEEESAQMTLVAAARYLAAHAPTARALRQTANLALRLHRGEDLSADDPNEVVE; this is encoded by the coding sequence ATGGCTGAAATGACGTCTGACTTCGTACAATGCATCCGTGTCGAAGACATCCCCGAAGGATCAATTATTGCTGTCAATATCGAAGGACATTCGGTTGCCCTGACTTGTAGTGAGGGAAAGATCCGTGCCGTGGACAATCGTTGTCCACACATGGGGTATCCCCTGAGTCAAGGAACAATTCATAACGGCATTCTGATCTGCCATTGGCATCACGCGCGGTTCGATCTGGAGAGTGGCTGCACGTTCGATCCGTTTGCAGACGATGTTCAATCTTATCCGGTTAAAACCCATGATGGACAGGTTTATGTCAATGTCCATGCAAACGGGGATGATCCCACTGTGCATTGGAAACGACGTTTGAATGAAGGACTTGAGCAGAACATCAACCTGATTATCGCTAAGGCAGTCATTGCACTTCGCGCACATCGCGCCGCAGCGGACGATATCGTTGAGGTTGGTGCACTGTATGGTGCACATAGGCGCCGCGCTGGCTGGGGACCCGGGTTGACCATTCTCACAGCGATGGCAAATGTCGTCCCACAACTTGCAGAAGAGGACAGAGTGCTTGCACTCTATCAGGGATTACTCCACGTTTCACAGGAGGTAGCGGCTTCCCCGCCGCGTGTGGAACTCATGCCTCTGGAGACAGATAGACATTCAATTGAACGCTTGAAAGAATGGTTCCGATATTTCATCGAAGTCCGCAATGCCGATGGCGCAGAGCGTACGCTGTTGACAGCGATCTCGTCCGGAGGAACGCCTGCACAGGTCTGCGATATGATGGTCGCCGCAGCGACGGATCACTTCTACCGGGATGGTGGACACATACTCGATTTTATCAACAAGAGCTTTGAACTGCTAGACCGTATCGGTTGGGATAAGGGGTGTGAAATTCTGCCAACGCTCGCCAGTGGTCTCGCGGGTTCATCACGGGCTGAAGAAGAGAATCGGTGGCGCAGTCCGATAGATTTTGTTCCCCTGCTCAACGATTCATTTGAAGAATTGGAAGCACTTGCAGCAGAAGGCGCAGGTAAACAGTGGGAGGGTGCTGAGCAACTGGTCGAGGTTTTACTAGGCGATGATCCCTTTGCCACGGTGGAGGCACTCAAGTCGGCGTTCAAGGAGGGAGCGACGCTGACGGAATTAACGCAGACGCTTGCCTACGCGGCGGCGATGCGGATTGCTCGTTTTCATACAAAAAATGAGTTTGGTGACTGGATCGCGGTGCTACACACCTACACCTACGCCAATGCGCTTCATCAGTGTGCAAAGCGTGCCCCATCGTTGGAACTTGCCCGTGGCATTTTTCATGGTGCAGTAGCAATTTACTTTGATCGCTGGTTTAACATGCCCGCTGCACGGCTACCACAACATCGACGGGAGACTGACACGCTTCCAACAGACGCGGATGAACTGCTCAATGGCTTCGTGAACCTTCTTAACACGCAAGCCAGAGCGGATGAGGCAGGTATGTATGTCTACCGCTACCTCTCGCTCGGGCACCCCCGTGCCGCTATCATCCAGAAACTAGGGCACGTCCTGTTGCGCGAAGACGCGGAGTTCCACTCCTTCCAGATGCTTGAAGCTGCGCTACATCAAATGGAGGAGTTGGAGGAAGAGTCTGCTCAGATGACATTAGTTGCAGCTGCCCGGTACTTAGCAGCACACGCACCAACCGCTCGTGCGTTACGACAGACGGCAAATCTAGCACTACGCCTTCATCGGGGCGAGGATCTCTCTGCTGACGATCCTAATGAAGTGGTCGAGTGA
- a CDS encoding VOC family protein, translating to MSTLVHVGVRATNLEETIRFWRDALGLKVFSTMDDCYDLTDGYHNFRVFQHNGPQRPPHVGGMLDYLHIGVRVPDLQEAAKRCEANGFTIISDGVGGEEYDPNSPPDESFKVEDPDGIVVDVTADDGQWPGVQPR from the coding sequence ATGTCAACCCTCGTACATGTCGGCGTTCGTGCCACCAATTTGGAAGAGACTATTCGATTTTGGCGTGATGCCCTCGGATTGAAAGTTTTCTCGACGATGGACGACTGCTACGATCTCACCGATGGCTACCACAACTTCCGGGTGTTTCAGCACAATGGGCCCCAACGACCGCCGCACGTCGGTGGAATGTTGGACTATCTTCACATCGGTGTGCGTGTCCCAGACCTACAGGAAGCCGCCAAGCGGTGTGAGGCGAATGGGTTCACGATTATATCGGATGGGGTCGGCGGAGAAGAATACGATCCGAATTCGCCTCCGGACGAATCGTTCAAGGTAGAAGACCCCGACGGAATTGTCGTGGATGTGACGGCGGACGATGGTCAGTGGCCGGGCGTTCAGCCACGATAA
- a CDS encoding sigma-70 family RNA polymerase sigma factor has protein sequence MKEDSDRYLVKRAQCGDTRAFGELVQKYQRRIYELAYNFTHHPEDAYDLSQEIFLRSFKALNRFESKSTFYTWIYRIAKNACIDYTRRRASQKNISFADEFPADDFLFPSGGPEDVTGHGLEQAELGREIRNAVQQLSPRQKQVFILRHYEGLALREIADTLHLRVGSVKAHLFSATRKLRDLLAPYLEN, from the coding sequence ATGAAAGAAGATTCAGATCGTTACCTTGTTAAAAGAGCACAATGCGGAGATACCCGCGCTTTTGGTGAGTTAGTTCAGAAGTATCAGCGGCGAATTTACGAACTCGCTTATAACTTTACTCACCATCCAGAGGATGCGTATGATCTATCTCAGGAGATTTTTCTTAGAAGTTTCAAGGCACTGAATCGTTTTGAAAGTAAATCCACATTTTACACATGGATTTATCGGATTGCCAAAAATGCGTGCATCGACTATACACGGCGTCGCGCAAGTCAAAAAAATATCTCTTTTGCCGATGAATTCCCGGCTGACGATTTCCTATTCCCTTCGGGAGGTCCCGAGGATGTTACAGGGCACGGCTTAGAACAGGCAGAACTTGGAAGGGAAATCAGGAATGCAGTTCAGCAGTTATCTCCGCGTCAGAAACAGGTGTTTATTTTGAGGCACTATGAGGGATTAGCGCTTCGCGAAATTGCTGATACGCTCCATCTGCGTGTTGGAAGCGTCAAAGCCCATCTATTTAGCGCAACGCGAAAACTACGTGACCTACTTGCACCTTACTTAGAAAATTAA
- a CDS encoding helix-hairpin-helix domain-containing protein, with translation MDSLEAQHRKIIIILVIVILAGGVYWMLKHFHPSLFLGEPDFVVETEIAPPPPTPPPPTAKSEVAVHVTGAVKSPGVYYLSAGARVHEAIEKAGGRTDLADIHSLNLAAKIRDGQQIDVPMIRQIPDVKPAAPSSSAAQEYTIPTSPGSSVTPQPSMRQSAPSDGARININTATLQELQTLRGIGPAMARRIIEYRQTAGGFSTVDDLTNVKGIGEKTLAKIRDKITAY, from the coding sequence ATGGATAGCCTTGAAGCACAACATCGAAAAATTATCATTATCCTCGTTATCGTGATACTCGCGGGCGGGGTATATTGGATGCTAAAGCATTTTCACCCCTCGCTTTTTCTCGGTGAACCCGATTTCGTCGTCGAGACAGAAATAGCCCCACCGCCACCCACGCCACCGCCACCCACTGCAAAGTCAGAGGTTGCTGTCCATGTGACGGGAGCAGTGAAGTCACCGGGCGTTTACTATCTTTCCGCCGGTGCGCGCGTCCATGAGGCGATTGAAAAGGCGGGTGGGAGAACAGATCTAGCGGATATCCACAGTCTCAATCTTGCTGCTAAAATTCGTGATGGGCAGCAGATTGATGTCCCAATGATTCGCCAAATCCCTGATGTGAAACCGGCTGCGCCTAGCTCCAGCGCTGCTCAGGAGTACACCATTCCGACCTCACCGGGCTCCTCTGTAACTCCGCAGCCTTCCATGAGGCAGTCTGCACCGTCAGACGGAGCGCGCATCAACATCAACACCGCGACCTTGCAAGAGTTGCAAACACTACGCGGTATTGGTCCTGCAATGGCGAGACGCATTATTGAATACCGTCAAACCGCCGGAGGGTTTTCTACCGTTGATGACCTCACAAATGTCAAAGGCATCGGGGAGAAAACGCTGGCGAAGATTCGGGATAAGATCACCGCTTATTAG
- a CDS encoding leucine-rich repeat domain-containing protein — translation MTKQLFHLILFLLVYVSIPSTAMAQTVAIPDPNLRAAVETALGKASGVPITAVEMATLTRLEARKSGIQILAGLEYATKLIVLDLGGNSISDISPVAGLTNLTELWLWGNNISDISVVAGLTELQRLHLGGNNISDILPMIDLANLTQLWLWGNDISNISVVVILTRLQWLHLGGNNISDISPVAGLTDLTGLNLGGNNISDISPVAGLTHLTWLGLNNNNISDILAVVGLANLRQLWLVGTSGSKSGIGGGRHC, via the coding sequence ATGACAAAACAATTGTTCCATTTGATTTTATTTCTCCTAGTGTATGTATCAATTCCATCAACGGCGATGGCACAGACAGTAGCCATCCCCGACCCCAACCTCCGCGCTGCGGTTGAGACCGCCCTCGGCAAAGCGTCAGGTGTCCCAATCACTGCGGTGGAGATGGCGACTTTGACGCGCCTTGAGGCAAGAAAAAGCGGCATTCAGATACTGGCCGGACTTGAATACGCAACCAAGCTGATAGTGCTGGATCTGGGGGGCAACAGTATATCGGACATCTCGCCTGTGGCAGGCTTGACCAACCTAACAGAGCTATGGCTTTGGGGCAACAATATATCGGATATCTCAGTGGTAGCAGGCTTAACCGAGCTGCAGCGGCTGCATCTTGGGGGGAACAATATATCGGACATCTTACCTATGATAGACTTAGCCAACCTGACACAGTTGTGGCTTTGGGGCAACGATATATCAAACATCTCAGTGGTAGTAATCTTAACCAGATTGCAGTGGCTGCATCTTGGGGGCAACAATATATCAGACATCTCGCCTGTGGCAGGCTTGACTGACCTGACAGGGCTGAATCTTGGGGGCAACAATATATCGGACATCTCGCCTGTGGCAGGCTTGACTCATCTGACATGGCTGGGGCTTAACAACAATAATATATCGGATATCTTAGCAGTAGTAGGCTTAGCCAATCTGAGACAGTTGTGGCTTGTGGGCACCTCTGGTAGCAAATCCGGGATTGGGGGCGGGAGACATTGTTGA
- a CDS encoding Rieske (2Fe-2S) protein, with product MSISPRTSQETPAGSINFEDLPTVDVVEETDLVYHQLCPADTVGEGDGKPFHVDGTHLAVFKYQDKFYAVDNRCPHMGYPMSEGSVRDGVLICHWHHWEFDLKSGGCFLEFGDDLKAFPVTIRDDGYLYVGLARGERAAAKRRVIDRGKRALERGLKDRSSFFIAKAVTALTDAEATPQEIIQQGLHYGAHKSSEGWSSGVAILTLAANLWDEVAPKDHNLFLVHGLVQISRRTSGSSRPYRAPFPSMAEEHDLTTLKRWFRYFIDKRDRGAAERILLTLNDRGYGKSVIADFVFTAATDFYFTGDGHALDFANKMFEALDYIKWEGAHEILRPIVVDLVSRTRHEETSRWADSVPVLEPIFDRLDEIWQENQANEAELDISEFTPTMLGDDFVPIVAEIEEKLRAGVKPTDICRAMIYASAIRTARFHLKNEGDWHDVANIYSYAHALYCTFHYAPSADLLRGIFHGAVFLNYLRWLNMPAARIPRPGQRLDETFDSVDEMLDRFQEFADFQKVYEAEILVNQYLEEGHDIDALKRALAHILLREDAELHMFQVLEVAFRHYALTDDTEEKRMHLLAATRYITAQKLMKNILWSTENAERLARGELLSEREDDN from the coding sequence ATGAGTATTTCACCCCGTACCTCTCAAGAAACACCGGCAGGTTCAATCAACTTTGAAGATCTTCCAACTGTAGATGTTGTGGAGGAAACCGATCTGGTCTATCACCAACTTTGCCCCGCCGATACCGTTGGAGAAGGCGATGGGAAACCTTTTCATGTAGATGGAACGCACCTTGCTGTCTTTAAGTATCAGGATAAATTTTACGCGGTAGACAACCGTTGTCCGCACATGGGCTACCCGATGTCCGAAGGCAGTGTCCGAGATGGTGTGTTGATTTGCCACTGGCATCATTGGGAATTTGACCTCAAATCGGGCGGTTGCTTTCTTGAATTTGGGGACGATCTGAAGGCGTTTCCTGTTACGATACGCGATGATGGGTATCTGTACGTTGGGCTTGCCCGTGGAGAGCGAGCCGCAGCGAAACGTCGTGTCATTGACCGTGGCAAGCGCGCCCTTGAGCGCGGACTCAAGGATCGGAGCTCCTTCTTCATTGCGAAGGCGGTCACAGCCCTCACCGATGCGGAGGCAACACCACAGGAGATTATCCAACAGGGACTTCACTATGGTGCCCACAAAAGTAGTGAGGGTTGGTCGTCCGGTGTGGCGATTCTTACGCTCGCAGCAAATTTGTGGGACGAGGTTGCCCCGAAAGATCACAACCTATTTCTCGTGCATGGGCTTGTGCAGATCAGTCGTCGGACATCGGGGAGTTCGCGTCCATACCGCGCGCCCTTTCCCTCGATGGCAGAGGAGCACGACCTCACAACCCTGAAGCGATGGTTCCGTTATTTTATCGACAAACGGGACCGGGGCGCTGCAGAGCGCATTCTACTTACACTGAATGACCGTGGATACGGTAAATCGGTCATAGCAGATTTTGTGTTCACCGCTGCTACCGACTTCTATTTCACCGGCGACGGTCATGCTCTCGACTTTGCGAACAAGATGTTTGAGGCGTTGGATTACATCAAATGGGAGGGTGCACACGAGATCTTGCGTCCGATCGTAGTTGATTTGGTCAGCCGGACGCGGCATGAAGAGACATCTCGATGGGCGGATAGTGTGCCAGTGTTAGAGCCAATCTTCGATCGCCTCGATGAAATCTGGCAGGAGAACCAAGCCAACGAGGCGGAGCTCGATATTTCGGAGTTTACCCCAACGATGCTTGGCGACGATTTTGTGCCGATTGTTGCGGAGATTGAGGAGAAACTTCGCGCCGGCGTGAAACCTACCGACATCTGCCGAGCTATGATTTACGCTTCGGCGATTCGGACCGCACGCTTCCATCTCAAGAATGAGGGGGATTGGCACGATGTGGCAAATATCTACTCCTACGCACACGCGCTCTACTGCACGTTCCACTACGCGCCGAGTGCAGACCTTTTGCGAGGAATCTTCCACGGTGCCGTGTTCCTGAACTACCTACGCTGGTTGAACATGCCGGCAGCACGCATTCCTCGCCCCGGTCAACGGCTTGATGAAACCTTTGACTCCGTTGATGAGATGTTGGATCGTTTTCAGGAATTTGCCGACTTCCAGAAGGTTTACGAAGCGGAAATCCTTGTAAACCAATATCTGGAGGAGGGGCATGACATTGACGCGCTCAAGCGTGCATTGGCTCATATTTTACTCCGTGAAGATGCTGAACTTCACATGTTCCAAGTGCTCGAAGTCGCCTTTAGGCACTATGCACTGACCGACGATACCGAGGAGAAGCGGATGCATCTCCTCGCAGCGACCCGTTACATCACCGCACAGAAGTTGATGAAGAATATCCTTTGGTCAACCGAGAATGCGGAACGTTTAGCACGTGGTGAGTTGCTCAGTGAACGTGAGGATGATAATTAG
- the mnmA gene encoding tRNA 2-thiouridine(34) synthase MnmA produces the protein MGTKVIAAMSGGVDSSVTAALMVEAGYDVIAITMRLGTHDTIEIESDKPNCCSLEGVEDARRVATQLDIPFYAVNYEETFRQSIVDYFAEEYVSGRTPSPCVICNQDLKFGKLLELATQLEVDYVATGHYARIEHDPETGRYILRKGLDSRKDQSYFLFSLTQAQLRRALMPLGGYEKDAVREVARKYQLRTAEKPESQELCFIADDNYKRFLKDRIPEKIQEGDIVDQEGRVLGEHQGIPFYTVGQRKGLGISAKTPLYVTELKVRDNTIVVGKNENLLADTMQVEEVNLMTMDKLPEPIRAEVKIRYKDTGAPATINPLSDTEVEVKFDQPRRAVTPGQAAVFYDGDIVVGGGWIK, from the coding sequence TTGGGTACAAAAGTTATCGCTGCGATGAGCGGTGGTGTTGATAGTTCAGTGACCGCGGCGTTGATGGTCGAAGCCGGCTATGATGTGATTGCAATTACCATGCGACTCGGTACGCACGACACAATCGAGATCGAGTCGGACAAGCCGAACTGCTGCTCGCTTGAGGGTGTTGAGGACGCACGACGCGTTGCTACACAACTGGATATACCGTTTTACGCTGTCAATTACGAAGAGACTTTCCGTCAGAGTATCGTTGATTACTTTGCTGAGGAATACGTCTCTGGCCGGACACCGAGTCCGTGTGTCATCTGTAATCAGGACTTGAAGTTTGGGAAACTACTTGAACTCGCAACGCAATTAGAAGTTGACTACGTGGCGACAGGCCATTACGCCAGAATTGAGCACGATCCGGAGACGGGACGCTATATCTTGCGCAAAGGGCTTGACTCCCGCAAAGATCAGTCTTACTTTCTATTTTCGCTGACACAGGCGCAGTTGCGCCGAGCGTTGATGCCACTTGGTGGGTATGAAAAGGATGCAGTAAGAGAGGTCGCGCGGAAATATCAGTTGCGGACGGCGGAGAAGCCGGAGAGCCAAGAACTCTGCTTTATTGCAGACGATAACTACAAGCGATTTCTCAAGGATCGGATCCCAGAGAAGATTCAGGAAGGCGATATCGTTGATCAAGAGGGACGTGTGCTCGGGGAGCATCAGGGAATCCCATTTTACACGGTTGGACAGCGGAAAGGGTTGGGGATCTCTGCCAAGACGCCTCTCTATGTCACTGAATTAAAGGTCCGCGACAACACCATCGTCGTTGGAAAGAACGAAAATCTCTTGGCAGATACGATGCAGGTCGAGGAGGTCAACCTCATGACGATGGATAAGTTGCCGGAGCCGATTCGAGCGGAGGTTAAGATTCGCTATAAAGATACAGGTGCACCGGCGACGATTAATCCCTTGAGCGACACAGAGGTAGAAGTCAAGTTTGATCAACCACGTCGTGCCGTGACTCCGGGACAGGCAGCGGTGTTCTACGATGGTGATATCGTTGTCGGGGGAGGTTGGATTAAGTAG
- a CDS encoding VWA domain-containing protein codes for MTQNPLNNASIYTYIPAFQSRGITVQFDAPKPATVAISEGGLTAQKVTEPPPSVTDETLQRGSESKTTLQTEPILVMDEPLADIGQSLVEIAQRVSRQSTNQTVDLVFIVDWMLLVKKLDRRVEKFQRWIADMASVFDESMIDYRVTFIYFQADASEARGKPLEKGLLIFTRGWSRFSEKFLTFKGIVARDGLDAIMTGLAELEFSWEAERHFLNTEKFFIVMTNKALKTDWGIGRENELVEKIVDRCKQDGVQINILGIDEAVQIQLANLTGGEWYQIEHMPLAEHEALAKGEDLGNRPMPFLPRIDMVFERIAQHIAKTVTQPVDIVFIFDSSLSMENKVEEICTGLDRLVHVLDGGGLDSRFGVIRFWAAGGGRSSVTITKPPLNAEQVKKLFRRSKRGSAHLLDAIMEGVPKLQTPDDRQLVLIIVTDELPSSGPGTGYTYTEAIEVVRRAGAQTNIIGAAVPLGPEGGVLVDADKFQRRITVVTNGKYYIIPGAIPPRSGDRNR; via the coding sequence GTGACTCAAAACCCCCTCAATAACGCATCAATCTACACTTACATTCCTGCCTTCCAGAGCCGAGGAATTACGGTACAGTTTGATGCCCCAAAGCCTGCGACGGTTGCTATCTCCGAAGGTGGACTTACGGCTCAAAAAGTGACGGAACCCCCTCCTTCCGTTACAGACGAAACCTTGCAGCGTGGCTCGGAATCAAAGACAACGCTCCAGACGGAGCCCATTCTCGTTATGGACGAACCATTGGCTGATATTGGTCAAAGTCTCGTGGAAATTGCCCAGCGTGTGAGTCGTCAGAGCACGAATCAGACGGTCGATCTCGTGTTTATTGTTGATTGGATGCTGTTAGTTAAGAAATTAGATAGGAGAGTGGAAAAATTTCAAAGATGGATCGCCGATATGGCCAGCGTCTTTGACGAGTCAATGATTGATTATCGGGTCACCTTCATTTATTTCCAAGCGGACGCCTCAGAAGCCAGAGGCAAACCGCTAGAGAAAGGGCTTCTCATATTTACAAGAGGTTGGAGCCGATTCTCCGAGAAATTTCTAACATTTAAGGGCATAGTTGCCAGAGACGGGCTTGACGCGATCATGACAGGGCTTGCAGAATTGGAATTCTCCTGGGAAGCCGAAAGGCACTTCCTGAATACCGAAAAGTTCTTTATTGTTATGACAAATAAGGCGTTGAAAACGGACTGGGGAATCGGACGTGAAAATGAGCTCGTCGAGAAAATCGTGGACCGGTGCAAGCAAGATGGAGTTCAGATCAATATCCTTGGAATCGACGAAGCGGTACAGATACAATTAGCTAACCTGACCGGCGGTGAATGGTACCAGATCGAACATATGCCTCTAGCCGAACATGAGGCTCTAGCCAAAGGTGAAGATCTAGGAAACAGGCCTATGCCCTTTTTACCCAGGATTGACATGGTTTTCGAGCGCATCGCTCAACATATCGCTAAGACAGTGACGCAACCTGTCGATATCGTGTTTATCTTTGACTCTAGTTTGAGCATGGAAAATAAAGTGGAGGAAATCTGCACAGGACTGGATAGGTTGGTCCATGTTTTGGACGGCGGAGGGCTAGACTCTCGGTTTGGAGTCATCCGGTTCTGGGCAGCGGGAGGCGGCAGAAGTTCGGTTACAATAACGAAACCGCCGTTAAATGCCGAGCAGGTCAAGAAGTTGTTTCGGAGGTCAAAGCGTGGTAGTGCACATCTGCTGGACGCAATTATGGAAGGGGTCCCCAAACTCCAAACGCCTGATGATCGGCAGTTGGTGTTGATTATTGTCACTGATGAACTCCCCAGTAGCGGGCCAGGAACAGGGTATACATATACAGAGGCAATTGAAGTTGTCCGCCGCGCCGGTGCACAAACCAACATTATTGGGGCTGCCGTCCCGTTAGGTCCTGAGGGTGGTGTACTTGTTGACGCTGACAAATTCCAGCGCCGTATCACCGTGGTCACAAACGGGAAATACTACATCATACCGGGGGCTATACCGCCACGATCGGGGGATCGCAACCGATAA
- a CDS encoding zf-HC2 domain-containing protein: MKCKLVEKLIPAYIEGTLSPKRSQQLELHIDDCSHCQKELQTFEETIHHARSLPVEYPTPEVWKAFWPTLRVRISQSQTFEESRLPLWVRRHGWKMAGVACVLILLLSFWGLSTSRLFKASTENPTFDTLISSSFMAEIPVEQLRAQVDYELQRLDVPLVWDNRSSLVDEIRIPNSEASTDLVNQWFHVITSEIDVESVGNEVFTDAIPSTTDRIDFVTLD, encoded by the coding sequence ATGAAGTGTAAATTAGTTGAAAAATTAATACCAGCATACATTGAGGGAACGTTGTCGCCAAAACGGTCCCAGCAATTAGAACTCCATATTGACGATTGCTCTCACTGCCAAAAGGAATTGCAAACCTTTGAGGAGACGATCCATCATGCCAGAAGTCTACCGGTAGAGTATCCCACGCCAGAGGTATGGAAAGCGTTTTGGCCCACTCTCCGCGTAAGGATTTCGCAAAGTCAAACATTTGAAGAAAGCCGCCTGCCCCTTTGGGTAAGGAGGCATGGATGGAAAATGGCAGGTGTGGCTTGCGTGCTGATTCTTCTTTTAAGTTTTTGGGGACTTTCCACTAGTCGTTTGTTCAAGGCTTCGACCGAAAACCCCACTTTTGATACGCTAATCTCTTCAAGTTTCATGGCTGAAATTCCTGTAGAACAGTTGCGAGCACAGGTAGATTATGAGCTTCAACGCCTAGATGTGCCTTTAGTTTGGGACAACCGGAGTTCGCTTGTCGATGAGATCCGAATACCAAATTCGGAGGCTTCCACCGACCTTGTCAATCAATGGTTCCATGTCATTACTTCCGAAATTGATGTTGAGTCTGTTGGAAACGAAGTTTTCACTGACGCTATTCCTTCGACGACAGATCGAATTGATTTTGTTACCTTGGACTAA